The Rhizobium sp. BT03 genome segment AAACGCTCGGTATAGATCGGCTGATAACTTTCGAACTCCATGTTCCTCAGCTGTGCGCCGCATTTGCCTGTCCTGTCGTCAATCTTCAGTTCGCTCCCGCCCTAGTTCGCCATCTCGGTTCTGCGGCCGTCGATGGCGACATGGTCGTTTCACCGGACTTCGGCGGAGCGAAGCGAGCTGAGCACTTGGCGGCCCTGCTCGGCTGCCCATTCGCTGTCATGCGCAAGCACCGCAGAGACGATGATGACTTTCGGGAGAGCGTCGAGATTCTGGGGGACGTTGCTGGCCGGACGATCATCCTGATTGACGACGAAATCAACAGTGGTCAGACGGCTTTTTCAGCCGCCGCACATCTCAAAGCGGCAGGCGCTCGCAAGATAACCCTTGCCGCAGCCCATGCCATATTCACGCCGTCGCTGAACGAAAACTGGGGACGGTCTCAGATCGACCGCATCGTTGTGACCGACAGCGTCGGACGTACCGACAATTTCCCCGACAGTGTCGAAGTAGTCTCGATCGGCAACGAAATTGCAGGCGCGCTGCAGGCACGCTGAGAAGCATTACCTGAAATCTAGCATCACGCGATTAACACGTGGATCGAGCGCCTGCTCGAATGCCTCTTGGGCGTTTGACGAGGGCCAAAGATTGACCTGCAGCACGTCGAAGCGTGCGGCATGTTCAACGATGGTTCGAATGGCATTTCTCACGTCGTCCGCGCTTTGGGCTATGGTGCCGATCAGTTCAATTTCCCGGTAATGCAGAAAGTTAGCGCCTACCGATAACAAATCGGACGTCGGAATCGATTGGTAGAGTACAATCCTGGCACCGCGTGACGCCGCAGCTATGGCCCCCTGAATGCCTCTGACACCGAAGCGCGTGCAAAAGATGCAGTCGAAGCCCCAGCCATCCGTTAATTTCTCGACGAGTTTCGGATCAGACAGAGAATGAACTGACCCCGTTGCATGGGCGCCGGTCGACATCACAGGCCCATGCGTTGCCACGTCGTCATCGAAAAGGTAAACGTCGCATCCTTTGGTTGTCAGAAGTATCGAATGGAGAAGGCCCATCGTGCCTCCGCCGATGACGGCCACAGTGTCTCCAGCCTTTGCACGCGCCCTATTTATGCCGCGTGCCACGCAGGCGACAGGTTCAACTAACGCGGCACGCTCGGGAGCCAAAAAGGAAGGTACGGAAAAAACCTGATAGGCGGGTACGCCCACAAAATTGGCCAATCCCCCCGGCCCCTGCGGCACCCCTCCTCTCGCTTTAGGATTTAAATATGCACAGTGGTTGTCCAGTCCGAGGCGGCAGGCACGACATTGGCCGCATCTGCGCATTAAAAGCACCGCAACGCGGTCTCCTACGCGCAGGCCATCCGGTACATCGTCCGGCAGAG includes the following:
- a CDS encoding medium chain dehydrogenase/reductase family protein, with translation MANFVGVPAYQVFSVPSFLAPERAALVEPVACVARGINRARAKAGDTVAVIGGGTMGLLHSILLTTKGCDVYLFDDDVATHGPVMSTGAHATGSVHSLSDPKLVEKLTDGWGFDCIFCTRFGVRGIQGAIAAASRGARIVLYQSIPTSDLLSVGANFLHYREIELIGTIAQSADDVRNAIRTIVEHAARFDVLQVNLWPSSNAQEAFEQALDPRVNRVMLDFR
- the prs gene encoding ribose-phosphate diphosphokinase, giving the protein MAPESPYRTDPAANDLRIAATETSAKFASTVHRALTRSGITILNTQVFSNGQMAVTPRDGGLGGNVVVVQTFPDSVHDRLFELFLALGAVRARGPRTITAVLPYLPYSRSDRPAFDGGPVPVRILAGIIETLGIDRLITFELHVPQLCAAFACPVVNLQFAPALVRHLGSAAVDGDMVVSPDFGGAKRAEHLAALLGCPFAVMRKHRRDDDDFRESVEILGDVAGRTIILIDDEINSGQTAFSAAAHLKAAGARKITLAAAHAIFTPSLNENWGRSQIDRIVVTDSVGRTDNFPDSVEVVSIGNEIAGALQAR